A region of Vitis vinifera cultivar Pinot Noir 40024 chromosome 13, ASM3070453v1 DNA encodes the following proteins:
- the LOC100244053 gene encoding SUN domain-containing protein 1 has product MSASTVSITANTAARRRPVVIGEKKPNIELLSGDAGVSQFNGIAGEDKLTGGGGKDLSHSIRGETILERSKEVVQIKKTSANAATEPRRTRKVVSKSERPRWVTAVSIFTKNLVLLVVILGLVQMIRKLALKSADSSGGSLVAVPDFERRIAEVESFLKTTTKMMQVQVEVVDRKIESEVGGLRRELSKKIEEKAGDFNNHLEKLDSKSETLEKKLGELGAMEFLRKEDFDKIFDELKNAKSADYGDREMSLDEIRGIAREIVEKEIERHAADGLGRVDYALSSSGAMVVRHSEPYILGKGSGWFPKTSLTGVHRDSEKMLKPSFGEPGQCFPLKGDSGFVQIRLRTTIIPEAITLEHVDKMVAYDRSSAPKDCRVYGWHQGHDTDIAAETGSMFLLAEFSYDLEKSNAQTFNVLDLVGSGLVDMVRFDFASNHGSPSHTCIYRLRVHGHELDSVSMLAMQS; this is encoded by the exons ATGTCCGCTTCGACGGTTTCCATCACTGCGAATACGGCGGCGAGGCGGAGGCCCGTCGTCATCGGTGAGAAGAAGCCCAACATTGAATTGCTGTCCGGCGATGCCGGCGTTTCTCAGTTCAATGGCATTGCCGGAGAGGATAAACTCACCGGAGGCGGAGGCAAGGACCTGAGCCATTCAATCAGGGGAGAAACAATTCTTGAGAGATCGAAAGAGGTGGTGCAGATCAAGAAAACCTCCGCCAACGCCGCCACCGAGCCTCGCCGTACCAGAAAAGTCGTTTCCAAGTCGGAGAGGCCTCGGTGGGTAACTGCAGTTAGTATATTCACTAAGAATTTGGTACTCTTGGTTGTGATTCTTGGACTGGTACAGATGATTCGGAAATTGGCATTGAAATCTGCGGATTCTTCGGGAGGTTCCTTGGTGGCGGTTCCGGATTTTGAGCGGCGGATTGCTGAAGTGGAATCTTTTTTGAAAACTACAACGAAAATGATGCAGGTTCAGGTGGAGGTTGTGGATAGGAAGATTGAGAGTGAGGTTGGGGGTCTGAGAAGAGAGTTGagtaagaaaattgaagaaaaggCTGGCGATTTTAATAACCACTTGGAAAAATTGGATTCCAAGAGTGAGACTTTGGAGAAGAAGTTAGGCGAGTTGGGGGCAATGGAATTCTTGAGGAAAGAAGATTTCGACAAAATATTTGATGAGTTGAAGAATGCTAAGAGTGCTGATTATGGAGACAGGGAAATGAGTTTGGACGAGATTAGGGGGATTGCCAGAGAAATAGTTGAGAAAGAAATCGAGAGGCATGCTGCTGATGGGCTTGGTAGGGTCGACTATGCACTGAGTTCTAGTGGGGCCATGGTTGTTAGGCATTCAGAACCATATATTCTTGGAAAGGGAAGTGGTTGGTTTCCAAAGACAAGTCTAACTGGGGTTCATAGGGATTCAGAGAAGATGCTGAAACCGAGTTTTGGAGAGCCTGGTCAGTGTTTTCCTCTGAAAGGGGACAGTGGATTCGTTCAGATTAGGCTGAGGACAACTATTATTCCAGAAGCTATTACTTTGGAGCATGTTGACAAG ATGGTCGCATACGACAGGTCAAGTGCTCCCAAGGACTGTCGGGTTTATGGATGGCATCAGGGACATGACACTGATATAGCAGCTGAAACCGGAAGTATGTTTCTTTTGGCAGAGTTTAGTTACGACCTTGAGAAGAGTAATGCTCAGACCTTTAATGTATTGGACTTGGTGGGCTCTGGTCTTGTGGATATGGTCAGGTTTGACTTCGCATCTAACCATGGAAGCCCTTCTCATACTTGCATCTATCGGTTGAGGGTGCATGGTCATGAGCTTGACTCTGTTTCGATGTTGGCCATGCAGTCCTGA